The Capsicum annuum cultivar UCD-10X-F1 chromosome 1, UCD10Xv1.1, whole genome shotgun sequence sequence gaataccaaacggtattaatatcttgtaccaaacccAATTCCAAATACCAAAATGTCTAAATTTTACTCCCgaataccataccaaatatcTAATTGCCGAATTTTAATTAATCGGTTcgataatttaatttttgatattttatgtccAACCCTACTTTTATCCatatctattaacaattaaactACTATAGTAGATTCATTGCAGCCTTTCAAGAAGATGGAATAATCCCCGAAAGAAATTAATCTACATACTAAAAAAGATATgaagtatttaataataattagaaaatagattgtgaatagaaaaaaataaaaatagagatcCAAAGTTACTATGGGAGAAATATTTTTACATCACTTTATTTCTTTGATGAAACCCTCACAATCACTTTATTTCTTCGATGAATCCCTCACAAAACGATAATGTAAaagtaatgaattttttttttcagtttataTAAGTGTAATAGAAGGAAAAGTAAAAGAGATTTATTTGGAAGAGGAGCAAAGATTTAGAGAAAAGACAAAATTGTGATTCAAGTAAGCCCGTTTTGTCCCCATGTCAAGTTTTGAAGAGTTCATACAACTATGACTTTGGCATATgagactcaaaataaaatttttccctCAATAGAACCACAAGCAAAGATTTGAATATGTTGGGATCTTAGTTTAttggattattattttttaatagaacTATCCCACACCGGGGTTCACCTCCTGTGTTAATAGGGGTTTGATACAAATCCCTATATCCCTTAATAGGATCAAATCACCTACTTTTCTTAGGAGTTCCAAGTgaatcccaatatatatatatattttgtttgaatACAAATTTGAAGAAACTCTCTTTTACACAAGATGTGAGCCAAGCTACTTACATCATTATGGTATCAAAGCATATGTCCACGTTGGTTGTCCATTTTGCAAGATTTGGCAAAAGCATTTGCTTTTCATCTATAAATAAGCAACTATGCATGGATTATTTTACATAAATAATATACGAAAGCCAATTTTAGTTTGCATTTTGACTTTTCAGATATGACTAAAGTTAAACCATTTCTTTTGAACAGTTAATTTCATTTGAGGGGATTCAACAAATAGCGCTTATATTGAAGACGAAAATGGCTAAAAGTGTACAGTACATTTTTCAGAATTATTTCTCTTAAATTTTCCTATAGCAATTACATAAGACTTCAAATTTGTATATCCTCCCCCTTTTCAAATTTGTATTATTCCAAAAAGATTTCCGCAGTTCCTGAAAAGCAGGAACGACACTTCAGCAAGTTGTGCTAGAAGGATCGTAAATCAATATATGTCACTCATGAGTTTATGTGAACATAGGCTTCACTAAATGGAGGTATAGCCAATGGAGCAGCAAATAGAGCCGCAGATACTGCCATTTAAATGCATTCCAGACCATGAATAGCTTTTTAGTTGGCTTTCTCATTCTTAAGGACTTTCTGCCTCATCCTTGAACCCGACGGACAGTTTACAATGCGGTAGATGGATCTCCATCATGACTCTCATCCGCTTGCcaatctttcactatcatgttcgCCAAACTCATATTTCTCGTACACTTCAAGTAACAACTCCCTGCATGGCACTACAGCCCCAAGCTTTATGCAAGCAAGGAAAGCTCCAGAAAGCTTACGGTGAAGACTGTAAGCCTCCTCAGGTGGCGGTGTCAGCCTGTGCCTCAGCATCGTTGCTCCAAGATTTGAAATGCTTTGAGTAATATTGTTAGCTCGAAAATCATAACCTCCAGGCTTTGAGAATGGCAACCCCACAACAAAACCTGCCTGAACATGCGTCTCCGTCATTATTTCAGATTCTTCCCCTGTGAGAAAACCAAGCCTCTGAGACAACTTTATTATTGCTTCCTGGTCATTGTTTGCACAAGCAAAAACCTGGTTTTGGTGATCGATCAGTATCTCAGAGTAAAGAATAATGGAATATAAAAGTGTGCTCATCTAGGTCTAAAGACTAAATGCCAACCATATATTATTTGTTATAACCAAAAGCTAAAGTCAAATATGTAGTTTGCCAGAGATGATTATGCTTTTACTAGAGAAAGCTACTGCTAACTTAAGACAATAAAAGAATgcttcatatataatctttaaagaaaGTTGGCGAAAAAATGCAAGCTTCAACGCCAATAAACAATAGTTGAGATCAGAGATAAGACCACTACAACTTGAGCACCAGTTTTTTTATGTAGATTTGGTAGTTCCAAAGTGGGGCAAAGACATATCATTATTCATTTGGCTGAACCATATAATTATTTAAAGCTTCCCCCAGAGCTCTATCCAGTGAAACATAACTACATAACttgtaaataatgaaaataaattccAGAGCAATTCAAGTAAGAAAAGGCATCTTACCATTCTTAGATAATCATCCACAAAACTTTTGGGGTAGTCACGAGCTGCTCCAAAGTCGATGAGATTGATTACTTTTTCAGACTCATCATAGAGGAAATTGCTCCAGTTTGGATCGGTCTGCTTAAACAAGTCAACATTAGGGAGAAGAAAAAGGACAGcttgttttcatgaattttgttatgctttgtagttttttccttttcctttgttTCTCCTTTTCTGATGTGATAGAGACAGTATATTTATAGATGTACGCAAATTTGTTTAATCAACACTTGAAAGACATACAAATTTGCTCTCAGATGTAGTTTCCAAATTCCCATACCACCACATAGTTTATCAACAAAGACACTTTGAACACTAACCCATCCTGAAGGTGGAAAAAAGATACTAGTATCATCGAATCATATAATAACACTTACCAGTTCCAAATTTTGtacctaaaaaattaaaaactttaatGATGAAAAGCATGATTCTAAATAAGGAACCTTACACTTACAAAGTCTTCAAAATGCAAAGTAGGATATAAGTTGTTCCTCAAAGAAAAAACTTATAGTAGAATTGTATTTCTAAAAGGTATATGCCTCCTGGCTCCTATCAAACGTTTAGGTTCATCATTCTTTAGCTCCTTGGCATCACTTCTCTTTGGTATAAGAGCAATGTGAAGCTTATTCTCAACGCTCTTATGTTGAAAAGTATTCATCATTTACTCTTTTGCAATTACCAGCACTTCAGGTAAATGCCATTGTATAGTTAATTAGTAGTCGAGGCCAGGAACTTTGGCACCATCATAGATTCTCAATGCTTCCTTTACTTCCTCCAAAATAAATGATCTTTGAAGTCATTCCTTCTCATCCTTTGGACTATGTTAAAGCTGATACCCAGCACCTTAGGGTTCACAATTAAGGAGGTAATTGATTTCTTTTGTCAATTGCTTCCTAACTTAGATTCAACATGTCACATCAGGTAACTGAATAATATCTTCAGTTATTTcctattttagattaaatttGCACCTTCACTTTTTTTCCTATTTCAATTCTTGAATCATGTTAGCTTACTAACCTACTTTAGATTCAACGTGTCACATTAGGTaacaaatactttttttttgatgaagtaaTAAGAAATTTCATTGCTGGGATCAAAAAGATGCAGAATAGTACAAAAAGTTAGAAAATGACAATAGTACATTAGCTCAAAAACAAAAAAGGCTACACTAGTACTAGGGAGCTAACAAAGTTCAAAAAGTTCTCAGGGGAATCTATGGGTGAAAGGTTATGCCAACTATATAGATACAAAAGACATCTAGCCTTAACGGAGTGATTTGGAGTTAATAAACCTTCAAAACATCTGTTGTTGTTCCTTTCTGACCATACGCACCAACAAATACAAGCAGGTATCATCTTCCAGATTGACTTGATGGCCTTACCAACTCTCCAATTGCACCAGCACTCAAAGGCCTCTTTGGTGCTATGTGGCATTACCCAATTAATGTCAAATATAGACAGAAACATACTCCATAAGCCAACAGGTAACCAAACCTTGAATCATGGTAGCTTACTAACCTAGTTCGGTTGTACATATCGAAAGAAGTAAAGTAAAAAATTGTAACAGTGAGCATAAGATGACTATAATTTCAGAGATCATTGAGATAGAAAAGTTAAAATTGTTTAGGGAAAGTTTCCCAGGGTGTTTCTAAAGCTTGCAGTTGAAATGAGAGCCGTGTGGGTTGAGATAGGGGCTAATGTGAACCCATGCATGATGGTTACTCTCTCAGCTCCCTTGTTTAGCGTAGCATGATATGGTTATATTTGTCAAGTAATGTACATCAGGAAGAAATCATAAACCAGAGAGTAATCCGTTAAACGTCAAGCCCATAGATGGCCTACAGGGACTTCCCTAGACCACTCTCTCAGCAACCTTTCTTACTCGGAAATGGGAGGATTATATCACTTAATGGTACACAAGTTACAACAAGGAGGAAATTGTAACCATGGATCTTATATAGTACAAATAGGTAAGAAATTTTACCCACTGATTTTGTATTGTAATGAACAATGTACCTGCATGAAGCGAAAAACAAACAACTCCATCAGAGTAAGCTCGAGCAATTTCCTTCCGACATAGTTCCGAGTCTCTTGATCCAGTAACGCCACCTTGTCAATTGGAATTCCTATAAAAGATAATCAGAGCACTAAAAATTACAGAATGAACTTCAAATTATCTGATGGATCCGACCCAAATACATCAGGTGATGAAAGGAAACCAGCTGTAAcatttaatttttggtattttctaaATGTTGAAAATGCGCAAAAGTAACCTAAAGTTTAAAGCAGTTACCAGGAACAAGTTCTGAAGTCAGTACTCGTTTACTTGACAAATCATCTATGACCACTGGAACATAAAATCCCTTTTTGCCAGATAATAGTACGCTaaatcttttttgatttttagcTTCCAGCTCATAGTCGCATTCACGAGAAAGTTCTTCTTTGGCAACCTGAGGTTGACGAATAAAACCACATATGTTTCATCAAACTTGCAGTATAAGCATGGATGCATGTTGTCATCAGGTAAGTGTCTTTGGAAGGTATTGCTTCCCAGATGTGAACTGGAAACCAAATTGCACTTCAACTGTGCAACTTCATCAAGAAAAGTAGCATTGTACGAGACGTGCCTCCATTTTAAGCTACTTATCAGTATAACGTCAGGGGACAGGGAGGAGGAATTTTCACTTCCCTTAAGTGAGCATTCACCAGCTACCTTTGCTCGTCAGTAGGACAATAAAGGGAAATAAAGTCATTAATAAAGTCATTCACTCCCTTCTCCAACATCTTTCAGACTCGTCTTAACCTCACTTTAATTTTGATTCCTATATTCATTTACTTCGTCACCAAACAAGTAAATAAATCTTACCGACCTCTTAAACTTCCACTCTATCCCCCTCTTTCAACCAAAGTAAATAGTAATAAGTTACACACTAAGAACTGCAGGTGACATGTCAAATGCCAGAATTTCTACTGATGAACAGATAAATTTAACTTCAAAACATTTTCAAGGTCCACCTCATTAAGGCTAGTGTAACCACTTCATTAGGTCACATTAGCCTACCCTTATTTTATTATACGAACCGTGCTTGAAATGTTTAATACAGGGATTGATATGTAAATAAACACATAAGTTTACCTTCATTGCATTGTCAAGGTAGAGCTTCTCTGGTATTAAGTTTGTGTAACCTAATAGAAGTTTTACATTTTCAATGTCACTTTCAATGCTATCAGCAACACCTGGGTACTGTATTTTCATAGCAACCTCCATGCCATCCTTTGTGAAAGCCCGGTGGACCTGGACATTATTTAGAAGTAGTAAGCATGTGGTCAAAGCTACAAATACCTAGGCACAGTCCGAAGTAActaaacactttatttatttatttccggCAGTGACATTTATCCTGTTATTACTGTCTCCTATAATTTTAAGTGTTGTTAAATAATCTATTAGATAAACAGATCAATCTCAACCGCACAAATGAGTTCAACTGGGGCGAATTAGGAAGAATTCACCACTAATACAACTAGAAATCCAACGCTTATTCGATGTAAAACCTTTCACTTATATCAAGTAAGATAGAAGTAGACATGGCACTTTAAGATGTttctctttatttaaaaaaaattgtactttAAGCTGTTCCAATACTAATATGAATATATTGCTTAAAAAGATGTTATGACCATAATGGAGACATCTCATACAAGAAGATGATAGTAAGCAGCATATGCAGTATAAAGTAGGCTTGAAGTGAGCAACTAAGAAACAAGAGAACATGTTGGTTTAATTGAAACTAGATCACCTGTCCAATACTTGCTGCTGCAATTGGCTCATAATCGAAACTCTTCAACTTCGATGACCAATCATGACCTAATTCACTGCTCAATACTAGATTAAGCTGACTCCTAGGCATAACATCTGCACCTTGACGGACAATGTCCAAAGCAGCTAAGATCTACAAGCATATCAGAGAATTCACACCAAAAGGAAACAAAATTAATTAACATCAATGGGTGGAAATCCACAACCTTGTCAGAAGTAGAAAAGGCCCCTGCATAGGGTAGATAAAACAGAAAGAAAACGACAAAGGGTCTTTGTTACACATTACTTTAGTTTCTAGCTCCAATATATTCTGCTTTACTTTTGAGAGGATAATGTCGACATCCTCCCTCCCAGTCATGTCCAATTGTTCACCCcctcaccccccccccccaccccccccccccccccaaacccaAAACccagaacaagaaaataaaaaaggaaagagaaaagacCATTTTAAAAGAAAACCGAATTGAACAGCAAACTGTCTCTCACATTTTACCACTCCGGTTACcacttcatctaattttcttcaaaaattcacaaaataaTGATTATGAGTTAACAAAGTGGaatctaattcaaataaactATAGAGGAAGGTTCTCAGATTATCATAATGAAAACAAAGTATTTTTACTGTTCCTATTGTGTCTGCTTGCAGATCTGGAAGAAACCAGAAATCTTTTTGACCCAAATAGATGGAGGTTCAAGACATATAATGGAATGCATGCCATTTGATGAAATATCACCCAATAGTCCATACTTCATTTTATCCAATAACTGTAATTCTTAAACACCAGTTGTACATTAAAATGAAACTGGCACAGCTATAAACACATTCGCCCATTTAGAAGAACTGTATACAAGTTACAAGCCAAGCAAACAAACGATATGTTCAAAATCCTTCAACCAGATCTTACTAAAAAGGAGATTGAactttaacataaaaaaatttggATTATGAACTACGGGTGGAAATGCATTCTTTGTTTGGATAGTGACACAGAACTCTAATTCACAATCCGAAAGCTTGAGGAAAGTCAATCATTCCATATAAGTTGGTGCTATATGTGCAAATAAAGGGCCCACCACTTCATTCTTTGGTTGGCTTTACATAAAAGACTTGCAACTGTGGATAGAGTAAGTAAATGGAGTATTCAAGTGAAGAAGGAATGTGTGCTCTGTACATCAGCAGAGGAGGAAACATTTGAGCATCTATTTTTTAAATGCAATTCCTCTCAAACTCTTTGGAGCTCTATTCTGCATTGGCTAGGTTATCAGCAGAGCACAGGGGATTGGCAGCATGACACTCAGAACCTGGTGCACCTAATGTCCAACAGCAGACCAAGAGCTAGCATACTTGGATTCTGCTTTGCAGCAGCAGTGTATCACATATGGGCAGAAAGGAATGATAGAAGATTTACTACCCATAAAATGGATATCAGACAAAGAGTAAGAAGCATTGTCACTCAGTTATTTATAGCAGGTCAAACACATAGCAAATGGAAAGTTTACTTAGATAGATTAACAGGTTATCCAATGTAAATTCAGATAACTAGCAGATAGATTAGAAAACAGATGTAATGAGAGATGGAACTGAGTCAAAAGTATCCAGCCGAAATGTAAAAAGTTTTTTGGTTGAATGGAAAGTTACCTGtttaccacaaaaaaaaaaaaagttctaggTATTGGCTGATGCTGTTTAGAATAGTTACTATATTCAGAAAGCTGGAATTTTCATACTTTACAGTGTAATTGGGTGTTTCAGGGGATCTCTAATGAAAAGTATAGACTGAAAAGGAAGGAACAAAGTGGAGATCTATACACTGTCAAGTAACATAACGTAGTGCTAACTAGAAAAAAGCAACAGATCAGGCCATGACCATGGAAACAAATATGGAAATCCAAAACTCCATGTAAAGTATCTTGTTTTACATGGTTGGTTAGTTGCTTAGAGAAAgccttttatttttgttgattttgatcaAGCAAATGTattttcattcataaacatgGCCATAAGCAGCCATATACATGGGGTACCTCAAAAGGCAAAGAATCTACAAAAATATGATTCTCTACAAACTCCTCTCAATCGTCTATATAACAAGGAGCTTTCTGTGTGCACCAAAAGTAAATAAGGGAGAGGAGACTACTCCTCAACCGAGAGAAGCTTGACTCTACTCCTTCAAAAGCTCTCACATTTATCTCTCACCAACCCACACTAATGCAAGTTAACCATGTTCTAAGCCCTTTGTCTACTCCTTCCGCTCTTCCAACTAAACATCAACTCTTTCCCAGTTTTTGGCATTGACCTTGAAGTGTCAAACCACCTAAACATATCCTACCATAACATAATGATCAACCCACAATGTAGAAGAAGATGATTGACGTCCTCGCCCACCTCCTGACACATGTAACACCAATTGACGAGACAATTTTCCGCTTTTTATGATTTTCCTCTGTCAAAATCACCCCTCTAGCAGCTAGCCAAATGAACAAGCACACTGTACTCAGTACCTTTTTGAATCCATATTGCATTACATGGAAAAACATGCTACTCCCTAACCAAAAGTTTCTCATACAAAGACTTCACAGATAACACTCCATTATTCCCCAGGCCTCACCACCAAATATTAGGATTATCAACTGGATTGACTTGCCTGCGTAGTAAGGCTAGCAATCTTTGAAACTCAGCCACCTTCCAGTCTTGTAATTCCCTTTTAACTCTCAAGTCACAGAAAGTCTCCACCTTGTGTCTCCTATTGTGGCAAGCCTTTGTGTTGCATTTAAAAAACTTCACtaattcataacaaaaaaaaccaaaaaaaaggtATCTCATACACATCACTTGTTTTGGAGCATTTTGAACGGTCCGGTACATTGTAATAGTTGAGATCTTCCGAGAAAAAGTATAAACTCATTCATATTCAAAATATctagtttctttttctttatatatttgaaGGAGATAAGATGTATTGGACGAGTCTCTAGGAAATTAATGGTTTTGTATGGTGCTCACTTGAATGCATATGGTCTATAGGGTTGGTGACAGTTTGGTCGATGAAAATATACTGCTTACAAACAACCATCCCAATTTATATGGCAGATTTTCCATTTCAGTCCTGAATGTTTGACACACTTCTACAAATAAACATGTCTGCAAAAGTTTCACATCTTcagaatttaaatatatttaacaattcaataaaaattttgatgtgattttttcACCATTAAATCTACTTTCATACTACTACTTTAGTAGTTTCATCACTACAACATTAATATACAAGACAACTTAACACTTCATAATCTATCAGTATTTAaaactatcaacaacaacaacatacagagtatattcccacaaagtgaagAGTATTTAAGACTATGAAAAGCCAAAATACAATGGAGGGAgtacaaacaagagaaaataacTCCAACGCATATTTTGGGACTCAAAATATTTACCGGAGCTGGAACCACAGATTCATCTTGGATGCTTAACATCTGCCCCAATTTTAGAGCTGCTCCACGCATTCTACATAGTGAAAGAGCCAGACGTTCTGCATTTTTCTCAGACAGATAGGGGGATACAGCAGATTGTTTGCCTTGCACGTTTGGAGTACCAAAAACAAGCCTCTTGGCAGATTCTTGAAATGTACCCCAAGCAAGACCAGCTCCAAGGCCCGCAAACCTTCAAAATTAAGGTTTTGTTCAAGCTAAGAGTCCAAGTCATGTGAACAGAGAAAGTGATGTTCTTGATACTAGCAACTTCTGGTGCATTTTGGTTCTTTACATGCAAATTATTAGTCAAACACAAAATTGATTGGGATAACCAGAAAGActgcaatatcaacaacaacaacaacaacagacccagtgtattcccacaaagtgaggtctggggagggtaaaatgtacgcagtccataacactacctccgaagaaatagagaggttgtttccgataaaccctcgGCTCAGGCTAGAGAATAGAAAGACTGCAATATCAagcttaataaaaaaatttatatacaagAAAGTGACCATTCAGCCTAGCTCTGTGGAAGCATATTTTTCTATTCCAAAGGGATTGAGGCACAATTCTTATTTCTTCCTTTAAAAAAGGCCTTTCAATTACATAATATGATAAGAATGAATGGCAACTTACTGATTTGCCTGCACATAATGCACAAGCAAGAGTACAACTCTAAGGCCCTCACCTCAAAGCTATACCAAGTCAAGCATAAGTATCTAATGAACCAAAGATCTCTAAAAGCCTTAACCTTAGAATAAGACCTCAGGTTTCCAGCTCAAATAGGAAAGAGCAAACCAAATGGAGTAATACAATGAACGACTTAGAGTTACAGAGATCTTTTTTAAGTGTACGCTCTATATTTTTCCAAACATCTGAATTAGAAAGACTATGAAAGCCTAAAATGTTAATGCAATAGCAGTAAGCAAAATCTTCAGCCTCTCTATGATTTAGTTCTCAGCAAAGAAAAAGGCTTGCATGTACTCTGACAAGTTAAACATTTCGTTGAGAATCATGAGATTTCAGGTTCAAATcccagaaaaaaaaaatactaggtgattctTCCTGTCTGTTCAAGCCTTGATTGATAGAATTACCTAGTATTGGTTGGAGGTACAAGGTACCTGGTGTAATTAGTCATGGTGTGCACAAGCTGGCCTCGACACCACATCAACTAAAAAAATGGTGCACGTACAATTGTCTGAAAAATCTGACTTATATAGTGTGCCTCAAATCTAGCTTATAAAATTATGTACGAGTCGGCCAAGAACAAACATGCATTTATGACTTATGGCGTTGTTCACTAGACATATGAGAAGTATTGAATAGAAGAAACTGCTTTAAAATGTCCACAAATTCCCTAACGGGGATGAGTGCAGTTGAAAAAGGGAGCTAACAACGGATATCAGGAAGTAACTAAGGGAACTTCAAGTTCCACCTAACGAGCATAACGAGCAGCAAGATATTGTACAGTAAAACGGAAACAATCAATCCAAACTGTTATGATCCTATTGAAAGGTATGGGACTTGAGTCCCACATCGGTTAAATGGGAAGCTGATGTGGGGCTTATATTATACCTAAAATCTTGCAACAGTAACAATCATGAAATCAGGCTGTTTTTTTTTAGACTAATGAAGCAAATGGATGACATACCCAAGCGCTCTAGAGAAAGAAGTCGTCGGTACTTTCCTCTCCCGTAGCTTCCTCTGCCTTTTCGGCTGCGGAGTAGCAGGAACAACAGCTTCGGCATCTTTGCTTTCAGAAGAGATCGAATCTATCTGACGATCACCCTCGCTGGATGTCCCAGCAGCCTGAGGCGGAGGCGGAGGCTCTACATTATCATGAAATTCAGCTTCAGCTGCAGAAACTTCCTTCGCCTCTAAATGGCGTTCAATTTGGGGCTCAGAAGTACACGTACTAGCATTAGACGTGCTAGGTTTTTCATCAGTAAAGTATACAACACTTTGTTTATCATTCGAATTTGCATCGATCTCCTTATCGAACTTTTGAACTTTGCCTTTGGTGAGCCCAGTTAAGTCGGTGGCGGAGAGAAGAGTCGTCTTAATTAACGATTGCAAGTTGTTGCTGCCGCCGTCAATAGGCCGTTGCCGACTAATAGCTTCTTTAGCGACTAGAGATAATCCATCTGCAAGCCTCGCTATATCTTTGAGGAATGGCATCGAACCATAAAATATGTGTTGAATAAAATCTTTCGTTTATTGGAATGGAGAAATAAGAATTGAAAGCGCAATAGGCGCGCGATGTTCCAATAATTATGTCTAGtgaaatggagaaaaaatgatCAGAGGAATAACAGGAAAGAAAATTGTATGTGCAGTAAATTAAAAGGAAATGAGAAGAGAATTCAGTTGTGCGGCCGTGTAACGGTTAACGATTGCGCAGGGGATGCCACAAATTCGGGTCATGCTTAACCCGCCTCTAgctcaaaatcatcaataaaaattggggaaaagGCATGGACGgaccattttaaaaagaaatgataAGTAATTTTAAAAGTTGGTTAGTCATTTGGCCCAAAATTAATATTCTTACACAACAAAGAGTATTAAATGTTCTTCCAACGGCtactcttaaatcacttttccAAATCTTCTTTTTCCCCTTATTATGCGTTGATAAATTTGAGTTTTGTGATCAACATCAgaaattgatttgttgtttcttgcaTTGTAGCATTCAAAACAATGGACATGAAACAAAAAATGGTAAGtaaaggaaagttaaaattagttgGTAAAGGGGTCAATTTTGAccctaaatttattattaatgaCGATAATTTTACAGAATCATCACATATGTGGTTGCACTTGAAGCAATGTCTTAGTCGTTcaatcttcaaaaagaaaaaatatgatagAATGGGGTCTCAAGGTAAGAGAAAAGCCATGGCAGAAAATTCATGTTCTTCTCAGAGGATGATGCAGTCACAAAGTCAGAGACTTTTTGGTGCAttaaaagatcaagaaaagaaTCTTTCAAAAGGGAAGGAGAAGGTCGATGAATATGTAGTTGTTACTgcgaataaaaaaaaagaagtgaattTGGGGAAAAAATGGTGAAGATGATGGTGTATCGTCAAAGAAAAAGCGTAAAGATGATGGCTCGTCGGTcgcatgcagtctctatacccagttgatatacttttataccatattgatattcttttatactagattgatatacttttataccgcattgatacacttttatactagattgatacacttttataccacgttgatacaatatatataccacataaatacaccttttatgaaaaaaatttgtgCAAGCATATACAATAGCTATACCAAATTAATACAATACATATAGCACATTCATAAACCTTTTCAAATGGATAGAGAGAAATTTGtgcatattttttttgtaaatattgcACATTCATACAGCGCCGTATTttatcaatattggaactaaaattgaagttgaagccattattttgtatcaattttgagcaaatttacaattaaaaaaaattataggaggctaattgaatgcagatttttg is a genomic window containing:
- the LOC107852420 gene encoding protein ABC transporter 1, mitochondrial is translated as MPFLKDIARLADGLSLVAKEAISRQRPIDGGSNNLQSLIKTTLLSATDLTGLTKGKVQKFDKEIDANSNDKQSVVYFTDEKPSTSNASTCTSEPQIERHLEAKEVSAAEAEFHDNVEPPPPPQAAGTSSEGDRQIDSISSESKDAEAVVPATPQPKRQRKLRERKVPTTSFSRALGFAGLGAGLAWGTFQESAKRLVFGTPNVQGKQSAVSPYLSEKNAERLALSLCRMRGAALKLGQMLSIQDESVVPAPILAALDIVRQGADVMPRSQLNLVLSSELGHDWSSKLKSFDYEPIAAASIGQVHRAFTKDGMEVAMKIQYPGVADSIESDIENVKLLLGYTNLIPEKLYLDNAMKVAKEELSRECDYELEAKNQKRFSVLLSGKKGFYVPVVIDDLSSKRVLTSELVPGIPIDKVALLDQETRNYVGRKLLELTLMELFVFRFMQTDPNWSNFLYDESEKVINLIDFGAARDYPKSFVDDYLRMVFACANNDQEAIIKLSQRLGFLTGEESEIMTETHVQAGFVVGLPFSKPGGYDFRANNITQSISNLGATMLRHRLTPPPEEAYSLHRKLSGAFLACIKLGAVVPCRELLLEVYEKYEFGEHDSERLASG